In the genome of Magnolia sinica isolate HGM2019 chromosome 2, MsV1, whole genome shotgun sequence, one region contains:
- the LOC131228690 gene encoding exocyst complex component SEC3A-like, with product MLTIFIPLLVDESSFFAQFMCFEVPALVPPVNSSKSDATADDANDDELSLMDLDGNDIKPSTNSAELGALNESLQSCSMGSK from the exons ATGCTTACAATATTCATTCCTCTTCTTGTGGATGAG AGTTCATTTTTTGCACAGTTCATGTGCTTTGAAGTTCCTGCACTTGTTCCACCCGTTAATTCTAGTAAAAGCGATGCCACTGCTGATGATGCTAATGACGATGAGTTGAGCCTTATGGACCTTGACGGAAATGACATAAAGCCTA GCACTAATTCTGCTGAGCTAGGAGCATTAAATGAATCTCTACAGAGTTGCTCGATGGGATCCAAGTAA